The DNA sequence TCTCCTGACTTTATCTGTGCAGATAGATCTCTTCGGTAGGGGATGGCCCAACACACCAAAAGGCACGGTGGCGCATGACACCCGTCTGTATATATCGCAAATGCTCTATGTGGCTCGCTTCATCCTCTCTTCCCTGGACCAAACCCGCTGGGTTCTCCACCTCTTCGGATGCtctcttggtggtggccttGCCCTCTCATTTGCGCAGTACTTCCCGCACGCACCCGGACCCTTGCCCTGTTTGCTCCTGCAGGTTTGGTTCACCGCCGGCATATTAatcggagggggaggctgCCCTACCTATTCGGCCGACATCCTCCCGCACACGCGTCTTATCATGGCCCGTGAGAAAGGCTCTCTCGGCGATTACTCTAGTCAGCCCGATTGTTACACACTTCACAGGTGATGCTACCGGTGCAGGTGCATTTGACAATGCCATTTCTCTCATCCACACAATGTCCTAACGTTCacggtggtgctgctggaaggGGGTTACGAGATTCCAATTACAAGAAGCGCCATGGTCGCCGAAGCATTGATTAGGTTCTGGGCAAAAGCCTCCAAAATTCCTAGGTAGATATCTCTTGAAATATCGAGTTTTGGCAGAGGCGCAAGGTTTGTCCGGTTGCGTAAAGGTAACACCGTCTATCGCGATGCGATGTTTTGCTGGAGGCCCAAAAAAATCAGTGTTCTGTGTAACCTACTTTTCTCTTGTATCTAACTATTGTTGGTGACTCAAATATTCTCAGCGCGAGTTGCTCGGACGACATGTTAATTGTTGACTGCACGCCTCTAGCTGCAACTGcgtcttggggttgggttggagggggtggctaGGAGCCAGTAGAGCCAGTTACTGGTAGCCTTCTCAACAGGAGGCCGCTTGAGCCCCCTTGGCAGCAGAAGAGGCGTTCGGTGAGCTGCAAGTTTATCATCAACCTGACGCTTTGCTATAGACCCTCCTTTCAGGTCCTTATCTCCTCGAGTGGCTGACGATGTTGTCGATCTGAGAGCATTATTGTTCTAGGTAGCCTGCGAGAAATAGCAACAATATACTCAGACGTGCGCATTACCCATCACACACCCTACACGCGTCCTCGAACATGGCTAACCCGCTGAGTCTTGTGGCCAGCGCTATCGCCATTATCCAGGGTGGTGAAAAGCTACGAAAGCTTGTCCGCAAGGCTCAGGAACTCAATAAAGCACCCGCAGAagtcgagcttcttcttcgagaGATCTCGGAAGCCAGGACATCCTTCACCTCTCTCCAATCTACCGTCATTGCGGCTGCCCAAGGTGCCAGACCCATCAATTTTGAGGCATTACGGAGCCTGCTTCATCAATATTCTTATCTCCTTGACTCCAtggagctgctggtggaCAAGTATCTTCTCAAATCGCCCAAGCAAGAtgctgaggggggagatgaaaGGGCAGGAATGGAGAGGTCTGTTGTGAGGCTGGGATGGGTTCGGAAAAAGACAAAGGTGCATGAGATGCAAGACAAGCTTCGGAATGTCCGCTTTCTGATCGTTGGTGAGCTGGCAGTTATGTCTTCGTAAGTAACCATGGCATGGGCCTCTTCATAAACTGGCAATGGACTGACGTGTACGCAGATTATCCCAGGCTGAGCTGTGTAAAACAGTCCAGACTCATCTATCTCGACAGGAGAAGCTTCTTACACAGATACTACATACCGCAGAGAGCGAAAACTACGCGTCAGGGGCTCTAGGGGTAGTTACCACCGCATCCAAGCCAAACGAGTTACCACTGGCCAAGACAGAGGAAACCCAGACAATAGCAGAGGGAATGATAAAGGGGAATCATCAgaatcctcctcctgggcCTATCCCATCGACTTTCATGTGCGGCCCATGCAAGTGTGCCTGCCACAGCACATGGACACTCCTGTTCACGACATGGAAGAATCTCGGTGGCACAGTAGCCATGCGATCTCATGGATTCCCTTTCCAACACAAGGACTGCGACGTCTCGTCTTGCAAACGCAGATGACAGCCCATGATTAACGGCGCATTTCACCTCCCACACTGGATCGCCTCCCGCGCGATCATActcaccctcatcaacgGACCCTCCATATCCGTCTCGCTGACAGTCGCACGCATTGTCCCCCCCGACTCGGACATCTTCCGCTACATCCAAACGGGCAACTGCTCTGGTCTGCAAACCCTGCTCCTCAAAGGCCAAGCTTCTCCCGCAGACATGATCGAGTCTCTGTACGGGACCCTTGACGCCCTCCTTTTCGCCCTCAACTGCAACCAATACGAGAtttgccagctcctcctctcctgggGCGCCGACCCCCACGCTGAAAACAGCACCAAGCTCACCGACTCGGCCGCCAACATGGCCAGGAATCTTTCCATCGAGTGTCCATCCCCAGCCAACAACGCACGGAAACACCTCATCGAGTCCACATTCCCGGCCCCGTTGGACCTCGACCGGCGCCAGTTTTCACTCCTGCACAAGACCGTCCTCGGCCTTGCCTacaccaacctcccagcACTGCTCGCTACCTGCTCACCCGACGCCCTCAACGCCCGCGACTGTCATGGCGTACCGCTGTCCTCATGGCCGCCTGGCGCGGCGATCTGAAAGCCGTGACTGAAATCCTCGCAGCTGGCGCCGATCCCGACTTGCacgatggtggtggccgcTCCCCGCTGCATTACGCAGATATGACGGTATCGGATGTTTGTACTCGGGCCCTGGTGCGGGGTGGTGCGGACGTCAACAAAGTCGACGATTATGGTGAGACGCCGCTGCATTGTGCGTGTAGCTGCGCCCGCTTGGCCAATGTAGAGTACCTCCTATATGTGGGGGCGTGGCTGGACATGGCAAACGAGTGGGGAGTGACGCCTCTTATGGCGGCAGTCATGGCGGGAGatgtggaggttgttgaggcgTTGATAGCATACGGGGTGAACGTGGAGGTCAAGAATAAGGGTCGTGAGACGGCAGTTGGGCTGGCGGTGTGGGGGGACCAGACGGATATTGTGGGGGTGTTGGTCGATAAGCACAAAGGGAGAGCGAGGCTTGATGTTCACAATGATAATGGGAGTACGGTACTACACACCGCTGCGAGATATGCGGGGGTTCAGACAATGAagaggttgctgttgagctTTGGGGAGCAACCTCCAGGGGAAAATGGTGTTAGACTAGGAAGTAGGGTCGACGGGCAGGGGATGACTgcgctggagaggttgatggaaaggggggactTGACGAGGGAGTTGGTCGAGTGTTTTGAAGCGTTGTTGGTCAAGTCTACAAGTATCAGTCCATCGAAGGATGTGGAGAAATTGTACAGCAAGCCTGGGGAGGAAATAGAGGGATTAAGCTCAAGTGACTCGGATGATGAGGTCTTTGTGACGGCTTAAGAAAAGGTAGAGTagctggttttggttttATACAAGGAAACAAACCCATCTCCTTTGCCACGAGCTTTTTATGATGAACTCTCTGCGCCAGAACTTTGATCAGACTCGGCGCCGCTGACGTCGAAACAAAGCTTATGCCCGGTGAGAGCCGAGCGTGAATTTGTTTCAACATCGGTTATAGGTCACAAAACGAACAGAATttatcacatacgaccatagaTTGCAGAaagctcgggatcccgtccgctctccctTAGATAAGCTGCTAATCGCCAgatcagtactcaggtgggtgaccactggggaatccctggtgttgtatgtttttggcTCCATTCTCAAGACTtggcaccaaccccctttttgtcCGTGAGCTGTCACCACCCTTCTCCTGTTGAAAACAAAAGCACAAAGAAGTAAGTTGAGGATAGCAGCCTGTTTGAAAGGAGTGACTTCTATTCGACTTGAAATGAGAAGACTAGAAGTACAGGAACAAAATGCAAGCTATATACACATATACATAAGAGACAGACTCTCTGCTCTAAACAAATGACCAGTTACTTGGGTATCAATGAGTGTGGCATTGGCCACCTGTGCCAACAAGACAAGGAGAAATGTTTCTCGACCATCAGGAAATGACATAGGAAAAATGAATGTTGTGCCTTGGTGGCCTGCCATCCAGTCACCTGTTTGTTCATGTCGGTTTCGTGTCGTCAGCTCTTTCCACCCCGGAGCTCCATATCCACACAGCCTTGCTTAAGCCTCAAAGTCCTCCAAGAACTCAGCCAGCACATCGGGATCCCTCAAATCACCATCAAGCTCGACCGCCCTCTGGATGAGCGCCTGCAGCTTCATCTCTGACGCCTTCACGCTGCGAGCGAGGAGGCGTCTGGCGTTCGCAGCTCCAGTGTCAGTGCCGTTGTTTCCATTGCCAACCTCCACATTGTTGTCAGCATTGTTGTTACCAGCTGCGCCAGCCATCTGCACCGGCACAACACCCCCGAACGGTCCAGCTCTGGCGCTGTTCTGGCATCTCACAAGGCAGACATTCTCCTGACCAGCGACAGTCCCCGTGCACTGCTGGTTAGCGGGGATGCTAGCCGTCAGGGGGAAAGCGGTAGTTTGTCCTTGCTGTAATCCTCATTGTCAGTCATGATCCTCGTGATATAGTCTGAGATCGCTGGAGAGACTTACCCGATTGCGAGAGTTGCGCCCTGGGACATTTTGTGTGACTTGGATGTTGGACCATTGTTGGCCTGTGGCATCGGCATTGATCATGCACTGGTAGGGACCACCGCCATCGGCGTTGACCTGGTGAAGCATCATCGAGACCTCACCTCCTGGGGTGACCTGGGGAAGCTGGTCTCCCGTCTCAGCGAGAATAGCCCTCGTGCCGGCTTCAAGCTGGTTATCGCCGGCACCGATCGTCTCGCCAAAGGTTTGAGCAGACGAGCCACGGAAGCGGGTGGAGTCCTGTTGGAAGGGACGGCGGCGGGTGCCGTCAcggggagtggtggtgtcgatgccGAGGGCCATGCCGGAGCCGCCTGCGTTGCCGGTTGCTTGGAC is a window from the Podospora pseudocomata strain CBS 415.72m chromosome 6, whole genome shotgun sequence genome containing:
- the ASB6 gene encoding Ankyrin repeat and SOCS box protein 6 (EggNog:ENOG50KOG0504; COG:I); translation: MANPLSLVASAIAIIQGGEKLRKLVRKAQELNKAPAEVELLLREISEARTSFTSLQSTVIAAAQGARPINFEALRSLLHQYSYLLDSMELLVDKYLLKSPKQDAEGGDERAGMERSVVRLGWVRKKTKVHEMQDKLRNVRFLIVDTTYRRERKLRVRGSRGSYHRIQAKRVTTGQDRGNPDNSRGNDKGESSESSSWAYPIDFHVRPMQPMINGAFHLPHWIASRAIILTLINGPSISVSLTVARIVPPDSDIFRYIQTGNCSGLQTLLLKGQASPADMIESLYGTLDALLFALNCNQYEICQLLLSWGADPHAENSTKLTDSAANMARNLSIECPSPANNARKHLIESTFPAPLDLDRRQFSLLHKTVLGLAYTNLPALLATCSPDALNARDCHGVPLSSWPPGAAI
- a CDS encoding hypothetical protein (COG:S; EggNog:ENOG503P1P9), whose product is MSPSLTTLLTLLLPVLPLVTAHGAIVQATGNAGGSGMALGIDTTTPRDGTRRRPFQQDSTRFRGSSAQTFGETIGAGDNQLEAGTRAILAETGDQLPQVTPGGEVSMMLHQVNADGGGPYQCMINADATGQQWSNIQVTQNVPGRNSRNRQGQTTAFPLTASIPANQQCTGTVAGQENVCLVRCQNSARAGPFGGVVPVQMAGAAGNNNADNNVEVGNGNNGTDTGAANARRLLARSVKASEMKLQALIQRAVELDGDLRDPDVLAEFLEDFEA